Proteins from one Hydrogenivirga caldilitoris genomic window:
- the nth gene encoding endonuclease III: protein MVQRKGKGSRREAPERAGKLRERAEEVVKRLEKLYPDARLELEYNNAFELLVEAILAAQESDKKVNQLRERLFNKYKSPQDIVNVPLDELERDISSINFYRRKAQLLKKCCEALVKEFGGDIPRTVEELTRLPGVGRKTANMVVGGAFGLPAIIVDRHVLRVSQRIGFTQEKDPDKVEEELRHIVPQEKWTEFSFLLLNHGKNVCIAKNPKCEECPICELCDSCKVKL from the coding sequence ATGGTACAACGTAAAGGCAAAGGGTCACGTAGAGAAGCTCCTGAAAGAGCTGGAAAGCTGAGGGAAAGAGCAGAAGAGGTTGTAAAGAGGCTTGAGAAGCTCTACCCAGATGCAAGGCTTGAACTTGAGTACAACAATGCCTTTGAGCTCTTGGTGGAGGCGATACTGGCTGCCCAGGAGTCAGATAAGAAGGTTAACCAGCTGAGGGAAAGGCTGTTTAATAAATACAAGAGCCCGCAGGATATAGTCAATGTACCCCTGGATGAGCTTGAAAGAGACATAAGCTCAATAAACTTCTACCGAAGGAAGGCACAGCTCTTGAAAAAGTGTTGTGAAGCTCTCGTTAAAGAGTTTGGTGGCGATATACCAAGGACCGTTGAGGAGTTAACAAGACTGCCAGGAGTAGGTAGAAAAACTGCCAACATGGTTGTGGGAGGTGCCTTTGGTCTTCCGGCGATAATAGTGGACAGGCATGTTCTGAGGGTCTCCCAGAGGATAGGTTTTACCCAGGAGAAGGACCCAGACAAGGTGGAGGAAGAGTTAAGGCATATAGTTCCTCAGGAAAAGTGGACTGAATTTTCTTTCCTTCTACTTAACCATGGAAAAAACGTGTGCATAGCAAAGAACCCGAAGTGTGAGGAGTGTCCCATATGTGAGCTGTGTGATTCCTGCAAGGTAAAGTTATAA
- the bcp gene encoding thioredoxin-dependent thiol peroxidase, with the protein MLKEGDKAPDFCLKGIDEKGEEREFCLKDFKGRKLILYFYPKDDTPGCTVEACDFRDNLNPLVSKGYLVVGVSPDSVSSHKKFKEKHGLNFPLLSDPDKKVAEAYGAYGEKKMYGKVTKGIIRSTFLIDEEGRIAKAWYNVKAKGHVEKLLKELES; encoded by the coding sequence ATGCTTAAAGAGGGCGATAAGGCACCAGATTTTTGTCTTAAGGGTATAGATGAAAAGGGAGAAGAGAGAGAGTTTTGTCTTAAGGATTTCAAGGGTAGGAAGCTGATACTCTACTTCTACCCAAAAGACGATACCCCTGGGTGCACGGTTGAAGCATGCGATTTTAGGGACAACCTGAATCCGCTGGTATCAAAGGGTTACCTTGTTGTCGGAGTCAGCCCAGACAGTGTCAGTTCCCACAAAAAATTTAAAGAGAAGCACGGGCTGAACTTCCCCCTATTAAGTGATCCCGACAAGAAGGTGGCTGAAGCTTACGGGGCTTACGGTGAGAAGAAGATGTACGGGAAGGTTACGAAAGGTATAATCAGGTCAACCTTCCTGATAGATGAAGAAGGGAGGATTGCAAAGGCATGGTACAACGTAAAGGCAAAGGGTCACGTAGAGAAGCTCCTGAAAGAGCTGGAAAGCTGA
- a CDS encoding DUF5752 family protein, with the protein MAPFIFKSELWTAQYTGVKVNTLAAFMRVLQEIDEDSIYYHLYRNLFEYHLLPTDYGNSFAYWLAENGFPVLAEKFSAIDLMECVCIEDIREEMLNILHSEPNGFERLCKPFYFIRAVRKVVDTGVTANNLEEFKKGLSRVGVHSLFYHLVTSRLVNREPVNDFSKWLRSIGEESLAVKIDKIDLMAHSLYEVREMIITNLES; encoded by the coding sequence ATGGCTCCTTTTATATTTAAGTCAGAGCTGTGGACAGCCCAGTATACAGGTGTTAAGGTAAACACACTGGCCGCTTTTATGAGAGTTCTGCAAGAGATAGACGAGGACTCTATATACTATCACCTTTACAGGAACCTCTTTGAGTACCACTTGCTCCCTACAGATTATGGAAACAGTTTTGCCTACTGGCTGGCTGAAAACGGTTTTCCAGTCTTGGCGGAGAAGTTTTCTGCTATAGACCTTATGGAGTGTGTATGTATAGAGGATATAAGGGAGGAGATGTTGAACATACTCCACAGCGAGCCAAACGGTTTTGAGAGGCTCTGTAAACCCTTTTATTTTATAAGGGCGGTCAGGAAGGTTGTAGATACCGGAGTAACAGCAAACAACTTGGAGGAGTTTAAGAAAGGGTTAAGTAGAGTTGGGGTGCATTCCCTCTTTTACCATCTTGTAACCTCAAGGCTTGTAAACCGTGAGCCTGTGAATGACTTTTCCAAGTGGTTGAGGTCTATAGGTGAAGAAAGCCTGGCTGTCAAAATAGACAAGATAGACCTTATGGCACACAGCCTCTATGAAGTCAGAGAAATGATCATTACCAATCTGGAGAGTTAA
- a CDS encoding glycosyltransferase, whose amino-acid sequence MLEEYTKYIDEGTLSELKQLAQELKGVKILHVNSTKLGGGVAEILHRMVPLMNELGIETRWEVIKGELEFFKVTKKIHNLLHMPGKEALTHQDVITYMRQTYENVSYIDTDPYDVVFIHDPQPLGLIVKKRKGQRWVWRCHIDISTPDEGVWKFLEMFVNGYDGSIFHIPEFVREGVQIPAFVIPPSIDPLHDKNIELSEEFINSVLERFGIDPEKPIILQVSRFDRLKDPLGVMEAYKLVKRRYDCQLVLAGSFAADDPEGEEVYKEVMEAKGDDKDVFILNLPPDSHKEINALQRAATVVVQKSIREGFGLVVSEAMWKYKPVVGSNIGGIKRQIVNGVTGYLVNSVEGTAFRIKQLLANVKDREEMGKNAHERVRHSFLITRHISDYLLVTCKLLKP is encoded by the coding sequence ATGCTTGAAGAGTACACAAAATATATAGACGAAGGTACACTGAGTGAACTGAAGCAACTTGCACAAGAGCTTAAAGGTGTAAAAATCTTGCATGTGAACTCCACCAAGCTCGGCGGCGGTGTAGCAGAGATACTCCACCGTATGGTCCCTCTGATGAACGAGCTCGGGATTGAAACTCGCTGGGAGGTGATAAAAGGAGAGCTGGAGTTCTTCAAGGTTACAAAGAAGATACACAACCTACTTCATATGCCCGGTAAGGAGGCTCTTACCCATCAAGACGTTATAACTTACATGAGGCAAACTTACGAAAATGTGTCCTATATAGACACTGACCCTTACGACGTTGTTTTTATCCACGACCCCCAACCCTTAGGCTTGATAGTTAAGAAGAGAAAGGGACAGAGGTGGGTTTGGAGGTGTCACATAGACATATCAACGCCAGATGAAGGTGTATGGAAGTTCCTTGAGATGTTTGTGAATGGTTATGACGGGAGTATATTCCACATACCTGAGTTTGTCAGGGAAGGTGTACAGATTCCTGCCTTTGTCATACCTCCTTCCATAGACCCACTTCATGACAAGAATATTGAGTTGAGTGAAGAATTTATAAATTCGGTATTGGAGAGATTCGGGATAGACCCGGAAAAGCCCATAATTCTTCAAGTTTCAAGATTTGACCGTCTAAAGGACCCCTTGGGGGTAATGGAGGCGTATAAGCTTGTTAAGCGGAGGTACGATTGCCAACTCGTCCTTGCAGGCTCTTTCGCCGCGGACGACCCAGAAGGGGAAGAGGTCTATAAGGAAGTAATGGAAGCTAAAGGTGATGATAAGGATGTGTTTATCCTGAATCTTCCTCCCGACAGCCATAAGGAGATTAACGCCCTTCAGAGGGCAGCTACTGTTGTAGTACAGAAATCAATAAGGGAAGGCTTTGGCCTTGTGGTTTCTGAAGCTATGTGGAAGTATAAACCGGTTGTGGGAAGTAACATAGGTGGAATTAAAAGACAGATAGTAAATGGTGTAACGGGGTATCTTGTGAATAGTGTGGAAGGCACAGCCTTCAGAATTAAGCAACTCCTTGCCAACGTGAAAGATAGAGAGGAGATGGGTAAGAATGCCCATGAGAGAGTAAGGCATAGCTTCCTAATAACAAGGCATATAAGTGACTATTTACTTGTAACCTGCAAACTTCTCAAGCCTTGA
- the otsB gene encoding trehalose-phosphatase: protein MIIFLDYDGTLTPIVKEPDEAKIEADRKKFLEELSKKHRVVIVTGRSIESFKKVFGHVPDTIYVITSHGAKIYRDEKLLKEFLDLGLPDLTPLRERIKNIPGVFIEEKEGCFALHFRNFKGDESRVKGIFKEFVDSHPPKKVIEGKKVLEAVYSDVDKGKAVENFLRLVGWNGKEKVVYIGDDTTDLYALKKVRELGGLPVFVGKDKPPEAEFTLENVDQVYVFLSRLEKFAGYK, encoded by the coding sequence ATGATTATATTTCTTGATTACGATGGAACCTTAACACCTATAGTTAAAGAGCCTGACGAGGCTAAGATAGAGGCTGACAGGAAAAAATTTCTTGAAGAGCTCTCAAAAAAGCACAGGGTTGTAATAGTCACTGGAAGGAGCATTGAAAGCTTCAAAAAGGTTTTCGGCCACGTACCTGATACGATATACGTTATCACATCCCATGGAGCAAAAATTTACAGAGATGAAAAACTTTTAAAGGAATTCTTGGATTTAGGGTTGCCAGACCTGACCCCTTTAAGGGAAAGAATAAAAAACATACCCGGTGTTTTTATAGAAGAAAAGGAGGGTTGCTTTGCCCTTCACTTCAGGAACTTTAAAGGTGATGAAAGTAGGGTTAAAGGTATTTTTAAGGAGTTTGTTGATAGCCATCCCCCAAAAAAGGTCATAGAAGGCAAGAAAGTCCTTGAAGCTGTTTACTCAGATGTGGACAAGGGCAAGGCGGTTGAAAACTTCCTCCGGCTCGTGGGTTGGAATGGTAAAGAAAAGGTAGTCTATATTGGAGACGACACAACAGACCTGTACGCCCTTAAAAAGGTAAGAGAACTTGGAGGGTTGCCGGTCTTCGTTGGAAAGGATAAACCCCCTGAAGCTGAGTTTACTCTGGAGAATGTAGACCAGGTTTATGTCTTTCTTTCAAGGCTTGAGAAGTTTGCAGGTTACAAGTAA
- a CDS encoding alpha,alpha-trehalose-phosphate synthase (UDP-forming) — translation MKLIVVSNREPYRVETVRGRTKLEKTVGGLVSALEPVLRKEGGVWVCWGRKGQKTPLEVKVTSNFLIKHVPLTSADVSEYYYGFANDTLWPLCHMFINRTHFNNRYWLGYSRVNRKFAKAVSEIYSPGYKVLVNDYQLALVPKLLKEQGIKDTIYMFWHIPFPPYFILRFLPQRRELLEGMLGADVIGFHTQHYVQNFQECVREVLGAFYDDNAIYWNGRKIKVKAVPVGIDVNKWEKLTEEPKVVKYAQNLRRKLGVEYVGIGVDRLDYTKGLEEKFKGIGRFFEKYPSFRGKVSFIQIAAPTRTRLEEYMDIKRKTDEIVGMIEGRFGEPGWVPIYYYYKNYGDDRLASFYMIADFALVTPVIDGLNLVSKEYVVSRKREDGVLILSEFAGASVQLRNGAIIVNPFDEEALAESIYIALKMKKREKRERMKALREKVIKEDIHWWLKNFLEDVPA, via the coding sequence ATGAAATTAATTGTAGTATCAAACAGAGAACCTTACAGGGTAGAAACGGTTAGGGGAAGAACAAAACTTGAGAAGACGGTCGGCGGGCTTGTTTCAGCCCTTGAACCAGTTCTAAGAAAAGAAGGTGGAGTATGGGTCTGCTGGGGAAGAAAGGGGCAGAAGACGCCTCTTGAAGTAAAGGTAACGAGCAACTTCCTTATAAAGCACGTACCTCTCACCAGTGCGGATGTTTCTGAGTATTACTACGGCTTTGCAAACGATACCTTATGGCCACTATGCCATATGTTTATCAACAGAACGCATTTTAACAACAGATACTGGCTTGGCTACAGCAGGGTGAACAGGAAGTTTGCAAAAGCTGTTTCCGAGATTTACTCGCCCGGCTACAAAGTACTCGTTAACGATTACCAGCTTGCCCTTGTCCCTAAACTCCTGAAAGAGCAAGGTATCAAAGATACCATATACATGTTCTGGCATATCCCTTTTCCTCCTTACTTCATACTTAGATTCCTGCCTCAGAGGAGAGAACTCTTAGAAGGTATGTTGGGAGCTGATGTAATTGGCTTTCATACCCAACATTACGTTCAGAATTTCCAGGAATGTGTAAGGGAGGTGCTTGGCGCTTTTTATGACGACAACGCTATCTACTGGAATGGGAGGAAGATAAAGGTTAAAGCTGTGCCTGTAGGTATTGATGTCAATAAATGGGAAAAGTTAACGGAGGAGCCGAAGGTGGTAAAGTATGCCCAGAACCTCCGTAGAAAGCTTGGTGTTGAGTATGTGGGTATAGGCGTTGATAGGCTTGATTATACAAAGGGGCTTGAGGAGAAGTTTAAAGGTATCGGGAGATTCTTTGAGAAGTATCCCTCCTTTAGAGGGAAGGTCTCCTTTATTCAAATAGCTGCTCCCACAAGAACCAGGTTGGAAGAGTATATGGATATAAAGAGGAAAACCGACGAGATAGTTGGTATGATTGAGGGGAGGTTTGGAGAACCCGGCTGGGTGCCTATATATTACTACTACAAAAACTACGGTGATGACAGACTCGCATCCTTTTACATGATTGCGGACTTTGCCCTGGTGACCCCAGTTATAGACGGACTGAACCTCGTTTCAAAGGAGTATGTGGTTTCAAGAAAGAGAGAGGATGGCGTGCTTATTCTGAGTGAGTTTGCAGGAGCCAGTGTACAGCTTAGAAACGGGGCTATCATAGTAAACCCCTTTGATGAGGAAGCTTTGGCTGAATCTATATATATAGCTCTGAAGATGAAAAAGCGGGAGAAACGGGAGAGGATGAAAGCTCTCCGGGAGAAGGTGATAAAAGAGGATATACACTGGTGGCTAAAGAACTTCTTAGAGGATGTACCTGCTTAA
- the hslU gene encoding ATP-dependent protease ATPase subunit HslU, producing the protein MTSQLSELLEELTPKRIVEELNKYVVGQEEAKKAVAIALRNRWRRQKLPEYIRDEVAPKNILMIGPTGVGKTEIARRLAGLIKAPFVKVEATKYTEVGYVGRDVESMVRELVEVSYQMVKREKVERVKERARKLAEERILDYLVPQQFTSFGIRESQDAGKREELRERLRRGELDEKVIEIDVQEKAIPMVGIAGPPGFEELENQLREMFSNLMPSKKRRKLRVKEALHILEQEEAEKLIDMEEVAREAVFRAENFGIIFIDEIDKIAVKTPGTGPGVSREGVQRDLLPILEGTNVNTKYGPVKTDHILFIGAGAFHMAKPSDLIPELQGRFPIRVELKPLTKEDFVKILTEPENALTKQYIELLRTEGVEIEFTEDAVEEIARISEDTNNRTENIGARRLHTVMEKLLEDISFNAPDMSGQHIIIDSRFVRAKLEGIVKDEELSRYIL; encoded by the coding sequence ATGACGAGCCAGCTTTCTGAGCTCCTTGAAGAGCTAACCCCTAAAAGGATAGTTGAGGAGTTAAACAAATACGTCGTAGGCCAGGAGGAAGCTAAGAAGGCTGTTGCCATAGCTCTCAGAAACAGGTGGAGGAGGCAAAAGTTACCGGAGTACATACGGGACGAGGTCGCTCCTAAGAACATACTCATGATAGGACCCACGGGAGTTGGAAAAACCGAGATAGCGAGAAGGCTCGCAGGACTTATAAAGGCACCTTTTGTTAAAGTTGAAGCCACCAAATATACGGAAGTCGGTTACGTTGGAAGGGATGTGGAATCTATGGTAAGAGAGCTGGTGGAAGTCTCTTACCAGATGGTAAAGAGAGAAAAAGTTGAAAGGGTTAAGGAAAGGGCGAGGAAGCTCGCAGAGGAAAGAATACTTGACTATCTCGTGCCTCAGCAATTTACAAGCTTTGGTATAAGAGAGTCTCAAGACGCCGGCAAAAGGGAAGAGTTACGGGAAAGGCTCAGGAGAGGGGAGCTTGATGAAAAGGTTATAGAAATTGATGTCCAGGAAAAAGCTATCCCTATGGTAGGCATAGCAGGACCTCCCGGATTTGAGGAGCTTGAGAACCAGCTTAGGGAGATGTTTTCTAACCTGATGCCCTCCAAGAAGAGGAGGAAGCTAAGAGTCAAGGAAGCCCTTCACATCCTTGAACAGGAAGAAGCCGAGAAACTGATAGACATGGAAGAAGTAGCCAGGGAGGCTGTATTCAGGGCTGAGAACTTCGGCATAATCTTCATAGATGAGATAGATAAGATAGCTGTGAAGACACCAGGCACAGGTCCGGGTGTGTCCAGAGAGGGTGTTCAAAGGGATTTACTTCCCATACTGGAGGGAACAAACGTCAACACCAAATACGGTCCAGTAAAAACAGACCACATACTCTTCATAGGCGCTGGCGCCTTTCATATGGCAAAACCTTCAGACTTGATACCCGAGTTACAGGGTAGGTTTCCCATAAGAGTTGAACTTAAACCTCTTACCAAGGAGGACTTCGTAAAAATACTGACCGAGCCGGAAAACGCCTTAACTAAACAGTACATAGAGCTCCTGAGAACTGAAGGAGTTGAAATAGAATTTACTGAAGACGCGGTAGAAGAGATAGCGAGGATATCCGAGGACACAAACAACAGAACCGAGAACATAGGAGCGAGGAGACTTCATACAGTTATGGAAAAACTGTTAGAGGATATATCCTTCAACGCTCCAGATATGAGCGGCCAGCACATAATAATAGACAGCAGGTTTGTAAGGGCTAAGTTGGAAGGCATAGTGAAAGATGAGGAGTTAAGCAGGTACATCCTCTAA
- a CDS encoding S1 RNA-binding domain-containing protein, translated as MNEFEKLLNKALPQEEAFKRGKIVTGKVIKIDERYVYVDIGYKVEGVIPREEVSEELKEGDEIQAVIVKISPRLDYPRLSYKVISQQKGLEELQKAYAEGREVIGNVERRVRGGFIVDIEGVKAFLPASETGKKLSTGKPVRLKVIEITLQKDKPKVIVSHKAYLEEERKRRKQELIKGLNKGDVVEGKVIKIDPNKGITLLIEGALRAFLPKEELSWGRDKNPYNYAEVDETIKVKVKKKSKDKDFLIVSLRELKENPWDKFVKEHKVGDVVEAKVAQVVPKGVVLDLEEGLEGFVPSEEVSWNGNTPQKGDLVKAKVLRIEPKRKRIILSIRQALPKPWEEFLEKNPVGTKVKGKVEKIEGSKAIVDLGEEEVKGIIHRSDLSWAKPKRVEEVLKEGEEREFLILGTEGKYVKLGIKQLTPNPWDIIQEKYKVGDELTLKVKEVMPFGAFLELPEGVEGLLPLSEVPRDVKLEVGKEYEVKIIDLDPKEGKVTFSIKALRGEEEKQEEQPAQQQGEEVSAGGFKLGDILKKKWKM; from the coding sequence ATGAACGAATTTGAGAAGCTCCTAAACAAAGCCCTCCCGCAGGAAGAAGCCTTTAAGAGAGGAAAGATAGTAACCGGGAAGGTGATAAAGATTGACGAAAGGTACGTTTACGTTGATATAGGGTATAAGGTGGAGGGAGTCATACCTCGTGAAGAGGTAAGTGAAGAGCTTAAAGAAGGAGACGAGATACAGGCTGTCATAGTGAAGATATCTCCACGCCTTGACTACCCACGGTTATCCTATAAGGTAATCTCTCAGCAAAAGGGTCTGGAAGAACTTCAGAAAGCATACGCCGAAGGGCGTGAGGTAATAGGGAACGTAGAGAGAAGGGTCAGGGGGGGCTTTATAGTTGATATAGAGGGTGTAAAGGCTTTCCTTCCCGCAAGCGAAACCGGCAAGAAGTTAAGTACTGGGAAGCCTGTCAGGCTCAAGGTTATTGAGATAACACTGCAGAAGGATAAACCCAAGGTTATAGTCTCCCATAAGGCGTACCTGGAAGAGGAAAGAAAGAGAAGGAAGCAGGAACTTATTAAGGGTTTGAACAAAGGTGATGTAGTTGAGGGTAAAGTTATAAAGATTGACCCAAACAAGGGTATAACCCTTTTGATAGAAGGTGCTCTGAGGGCTTTCCTTCCCAAGGAGGAGCTCTCCTGGGGTAGGGACAAGAACCCCTATAATTACGCTGAGGTGGATGAAACCATAAAGGTTAAGGTCAAAAAGAAGAGTAAAGACAAGGACTTTCTTATAGTTTCTCTGAGGGAGCTTAAGGAAAACCCTTGGGACAAGTTTGTCAAAGAGCATAAGGTCGGTGACGTTGTAGAGGCTAAGGTCGCGCAGGTGGTTCCCAAGGGAGTTGTCCTTGACTTGGAGGAAGGTCTTGAGGGCTTTGTTCCTTCTGAAGAGGTCAGCTGGAACGGGAACACACCCCAGAAGGGAGACCTTGTGAAAGCAAAGGTGCTCAGGATAGAACCCAAGAGGAAGAGGATAATACTAAGCATAAGGCAGGCTCTCCCCAAGCCTTGGGAAGAATTCCTTGAGAAAAACCCAGTAGGTACAAAAGTAAAAGGTAAAGTGGAGAAGATAGAGGGGAGCAAGGCTATAGTTGACCTCGGAGAGGAGGAGGTCAAGGGGATAATCCACAGAAGTGACCTTTCCTGGGCAAAGCCTAAAAGGGTTGAAGAAGTCCTTAAGGAGGGTGAAGAGAGAGAGTTTCTCATTTTAGGGACCGAAGGGAAATACGTTAAGCTTGGGATAAAACAACTCACACCCAACCCGTGGGATATAATTCAGGAAAAGTACAAAGTAGGTGACGAATTAACTTTAAAGGTTAAAGAGGTAATGCCCTTTGGAGCTTTCCTTGAGTTGCCTGAAGGTGTAGAAGGACTCCTCCCACTATCGGAAGTTCCCAGAGATGTGAAGCTGGAGGTAGGCAAGGAGTATGAAGTAAAGATAATTGACCTTGATCCCAAGGAGGGGAAGGTGACCTTCTCAATTAAAGCTCTTAGAGGCGAGGAGGAAAAACAGGAAGAACAACCGGCTCAACAACAGGGAGAAGAGGTCTCAGCAGGAGGCTTCAAGCTCGGCGATATACTGAAGAAGAAGTGGAAGATGTGA
- a CDS encoding HU family DNA-binding protein, whose product MTKKDIANLIHERCEGEFEVTKKEMYQIVSEIFEIIEDTLKRGEKVQVSGFGTFIVKRRKGKVGRNPRTGEEVPVPDRNVIIFKPSKKLLELVELKLKKV is encoded by the coding sequence ATGACTAAGAAGGACATAGCTAACCTCATCCATGAAAGGTGCGAGGGTGAGTTTGAAGTTACAAAGAAAGAGATGTATCAGATAGTCTCTGAGATATTTGAGATAATAGAGGATACCCTTAAGAGGGGAGAAAAGGTTCAGGTTTCCGGTTTTGGGACCTTCATAGTGAAGAGGAGAAAGGGGAAGGTGGGCAGGAATCCAAGGACAGGCGAGGAGGTCCCGGTCCCGGACAGGAACGTAATTATCTTCAAACCCAGCAAGAAACTCCTGGAGTTAGTAGAGCTCAAGCTTAAGAAAGTATAA